A stretch of Imperialibacter roseus DNA encodes these proteins:
- a CDS encoding DUF547 domain-containing protein translates to MKHIFYIFLLLAFVSCGIASPKQENTKPISHATFDALLKKHVNKDGWVNYEGFKEDRAELKKYLDLIQNNAPNDKTWSKEDRLAYWINAYNAFTIELILQYYPVESIKDIGSKIQIPFVNTPWDIKFIKIGGKEMDLNNIEHSILRKEFNEPRIHFAVNCASYSCPVLRAEAYTGAKIDQQLKEQAISFINDERRNKITSTSAQLSKLFDWYSGDFTKNKSLKDFINQFAKVKIADKTKVSYIDYDWRLNDSKDF, encoded by the coding sequence ATGAAACACATCTTCTACATTTTTCTGCTGCTGGCTTTTGTAAGTTGCGGCATAGCCTCGCCAAAACAGGAAAACACAAAACCGATTAGCCATGCTACCTTCGATGCTTTGCTCAAAAAACACGTAAACAAAGACGGCTGGGTGAATTACGAAGGCTTCAAAGAAGACAGAGCCGAACTAAAAAAATACCTGGATTTGATTCAGAACAACGCACCAAACGATAAGACCTGGAGCAAAGAGGATCGGCTGGCGTATTGGATCAATGCCTACAATGCCTTTACTATTGAGCTTATTCTTCAATATTATCCTGTGGAGAGCATCAAGGACATCGGCAGCAAAATTCAAATTCCTTTTGTGAATACACCCTGGGACATCAAGTTCATTAAAATAGGTGGTAAAGAGATGGATTTGAATAACATAGAGCACAGCATCCTAAGAAAAGAATTCAATGAGCCCAGGATACATTTTGCCGTCAATTGTGCCTCTTATTCGTGCCCGGTGCTAAGGGCCGAGGCCTATACCGGCGCAAAGATTGACCAGCAACTTAAAGAGCAGGCCATTAGCTTTATCAACGACGAGCGGCGAAACAAAATTACCAGCACAAGTGCTCAGCTGTCAAAACTCTTCGATTGGTACAGTGGAGATTTCACTAAAAACAAAAGCCTGAAAGATTTTATCAATCAGTTTGCCAAAGTAAAGATCGCTGATAAAACCAAAGTCAGCTATATCGACTACGACTGGCGATTGAATGACTCAAAGGACTTTTAG
- a CDS encoding homoserine kinase, giving the protein MADSIKVFAPATVANLTCGFDILGLAINGPGDELVAKKTSGSGVTIVSIEGDEGRLSKDASKNTAGISANQFLQEIDYSGGIEISLYKKMPFGSGMGSSAASAVAGVFAVNELLGRPLNQRELLRFAVEGERIACGSGHADNVAPSLLGGITLVKSYEPLEVLSLPVPPNMYVAVLHPAVEVSTGDARAMLPKEVTMKASVKYAGNLAGFVSALYTNDLGLMRRALIDEIVEPKRAALIPHFYEIKEAALSSEGVIGFGISGSGPAMFALADGLEAIAKAGGVMEGILKKRGISANLYISEVNTAGPKILD; this is encoded by the coding sequence ATGGCGGATAGTATCAAAGTGTTTGCTCCTGCAACTGTAGCCAATTTAACCTGCGGCTTCGATATTCTTGGACTCGCCATCAATGGGCCGGGAGATGAGCTGGTGGCTAAAAAAACAAGCGGAAGTGGAGTAACTATCGTCTCCATCGAAGGAGACGAAGGGCGACTGTCGAAAGACGCATCAAAGAACACGGCGGGCATTTCAGCCAACCAGTTCTTGCAGGAAATTGATTATAGCGGGGGCATTGAAATTTCTCTTTATAAGAAAATGCCCTTTGGTAGCGGCATGGGATCTAGTGCTGCCAGTGCTGTTGCAGGTGTTTTCGCCGTTAACGAATTGCTGGGAAGGCCTTTGAACCAAAGGGAATTGCTACGTTTTGCAGTAGAGGGCGAACGAATTGCCTGTGGCAGTGGCCATGCCGATAATGTGGCACCGTCGCTGCTCGGGGGCATTACGTTGGTTAAAAGCTACGAACCATTGGAGGTGCTTTCTTTGCCGGTTCCGCCGAATATGTATGTCGCAGTTTTGCACCCCGCAGTGGAAGTGTCGACGGGCGATGCCAGAGCCATGCTGCCAAAAGAGGTGACCATGAAAGCTTCAGTAAAGTACGCCGGTAATTTAGCAGGCTTTGTTTCAGCGCTATACACCAACGACCTTGGTTTAATGCGCAGAGCCCTGATAGATGAGATTGTGGAGCCAAAAAGGGCTGCGTTGATCCCGCATTTCTACGAAATCAAAGAAGCTGCTCTGTCTTCCGAAGGGGTCATTGGTTTTGGCATTTCAGGCTCCGGCCCAGCCATGTTTGCCCTGGCTGATGGATTGGAGGCAATTGCAAAAGCCGGAGGAGTTATGGAAGGCATTCTTAAAAAGCGAGGCATATCGGCTAACCTCTACATTTCTGAAGTGAATACCGCAGGCCCTAAAATATTAGATTGA
- the thrC gene encoding threonine synthase: MNLYSTNKQSPEVSFEEAVFKGLPDDNGLYMPKAIPALSAKFFEGLEDMSFQELALDVTDTLIGDEIGRKDLEKIIYDAMNFPIELHQVEDNIFGLELFHGPTLAFKDFGARFMSRIMGHFLEKKQKEITILVATSGDTGSAVAHGFLGVPGINVVILYPSGKVSEIQEKQLTTIGQNVKALEIDGTFDDCQRMVKQAFLDKELNTVRHFTSANSINIARLIPQSFYYHYAWSMLHSDGKPVFFCTPSGNFGNLCGGLIAKKMGLPIDHFVAATNANHIVPDYLLTEKFQPKPSVKTISNAMDVGNPSNFPRVQALYGGSYDKINRDISGAWYTDAQTSQAMKEVFEKEEYLLCPHSAIGYLGAKDYLKNHAGKTGVFLATAHPAKFYDVVDKVLGGKVEIPEVLKETMAKPKNSVKMEASLDALKSFLMN, from the coding sequence ATGAATTTATACAGCACCAATAAGCAATCTCCCGAAGTAAGTTTTGAAGAGGCGGTTTTTAAAGGACTCCCTGACGACAATGGGCTTTATATGCCAAAAGCCATTCCGGCACTTTCTGCCAAATTTTTCGAAGGGCTGGAGGACATGTCTTTTCAGGAGCTGGCCTTGGATGTAACTGATACCCTGATTGGTGATGAAATAGGAAGAAAAGACCTGGAGAAGATCATTTACGACGCCATGAATTTTCCGATAGAGCTTCATCAGGTAGAAGACAATATTTTTGGTCTTGAGCTTTTTCATGGGCCTACGCTGGCTTTCAAAGACTTTGGCGCCAGGTTCATGAGCCGGATCATGGGCCATTTTCTGGAGAAGAAACAGAAAGAGATTACCATTCTGGTGGCCACCTCTGGCGATACAGGTAGTGCAGTTGCCCACGGCTTCCTGGGTGTTCCGGGCATCAACGTAGTGATCCTTTATCCGAGTGGCAAGGTGAGTGAAATTCAGGAAAAGCAGCTAACAACGATAGGCCAAAATGTGAAGGCGCTGGAGATTGATGGCACGTTTGACGATTGCCAGCGCATGGTGAAACAGGCTTTCCTTGACAAAGAGCTGAACACGGTGCGTCATTTCACTTCAGCCAATTCAATCAACATAGCGAGGCTGATCCCTCAATCGTTCTATTACCACTATGCCTGGTCGATGTTGCACAGCGACGGCAAGCCAGTCTTCTTCTGTACGCCGTCTGGCAACTTTGGGAATTTGTGTGGAGGACTTATTGCAAAGAAAATGGGATTACCAATCGACCACTTTGTGGCTGCAACGAATGCCAATCACATAGTGCCCGATTATTTGCTGACGGAAAAGTTTCAGCCAAAGCCTTCGGTGAAGACGATCAGCAATGCCATGGATGTGGGCAACCCGAGTAACTTTCCACGGGTGCAGGCATTGTATGGCGGAAGCTACGACAAGATCAACCGGGATATTTCAGGTGCCTGGTATACTGACGCTCAAACGTCGCAGGCCATGAAGGAGGTCTTTGAAAAGGAGGAATACCTGCTTTGCCCACATAGCGCCATAGGCTATTTGGGAGCCAAAGACTATCTGAAAAACCATGCTGGCAAGACGGGAGTGTTTTTGGCCACAGCCCACCCGGCTAAATTCTACGATGTGGTTGACAAGGTGCTTGGCGGGAAAGTTGAAATCCCTGAAGTGCTGAAAGAGACCATGGCAAAGCCCAAAAATTCAGTGAAAATGGAAGCCAGCCTCGATGCTTTGAAGAGCTTCTTGATGAACTAG
- a CDS encoding LOG family protein: MKSVCVFCGSAEGKNPQFVEQAQILGKLLAKNSIELIYGGSQIGIMGAVANSCMNASGKVTGVIPNFLASKEIAHTGVTKLVRVESMHERKTIMSQLSEGFIALPGGFGTLEELCEILTWRQLGLIHAPIGILNTNGYYDYLHQLFAHMTVNGLLKKANFDVVIWETDPTRLLDKMVAAASELSARKPSGLSKS, from the coding sequence ATGAAGTCAGTCTGTGTGTTTTGTGGTTCTGCTGAGGGAAAAAACCCTCAATTTGTGGAGCAAGCTCAAATTCTTGGAAAACTTCTTGCCAAAAACAGTATTGAACTCATTTATGGCGGGTCACAAATTGGTATCATGGGTGCTGTGGCCAATAGCTGTATGAATGCAAGTGGAAAGGTCACAGGAGTTATCCCAAATTTTCTGGCCAGCAAGGAGATCGCCCACACGGGTGTTACCAAACTTGTCAGGGTGGAGTCGATGCATGAACGCAAAACCATCATGTCGCAACTTTCAGAGGGCTTCATAGCCTTGCCGGGTGGGTTCGGTACGCTTGAGGAGCTTTGCGAAATACTCACCTGGCGTCAGCTGGGACTCATTCATGCCCCTATTGGCATCCTCAACACTAACGGATACTACGACTATTTGCACCAGCTCTTTGCTCACATGACGGTGAATGGTCTGCTGAAAAAGGCGAATTTCGATGTTGTGATCTGGGAAACTGACCCTACCCGCCTACTCGACAAAATGGTTGCGGCAGCCAGTGAACTTTCTGCAAGGAAACCGTCAGGCCTTAGTAAGTCCTGA
- a CDS encoding PKD domain-containing protein produces MIKRKHYLNGLLFLFFVGSTVLLVQEENRPIDSRIAYEAFIREHPYSKITKSGQAGVGEAEEEEREREGPDKRMQQEFFMTMDPALLRPTPEKLPEILAAARNARTYGTLPGESTAPWVERGPKNVAGRTRALMWDPNDATGKKVWAGGVSGGLWFNNDITSASSIWTKVDDFWSNLAVNCIAYDPNNTQTFYVGTGESFGGISGQGIWKSTNGGTTWTQLSASANFGYVADIVVRNEAATSVVYGGIIASSTQGGFFGSEFQGLQRSTDGGTTFTQVMKNLPNFSQPSAKYGVGDIEIGPDNRLWIGTYRNNYSDYNGLGGGTILFSDDGISFTTAYETTVSERSGRVELAVSSSNALAVYGLIENDEKIKQIVRTSDGGATWSLLTLPDDDDNGIDADDFTRGQAWYDLIAEVDPNRDSTVVIGGINLHMSTDGGGTWKQISKWSNNANMGSMPYSYVHADQHAIRYKPGSSSEIIFGNDGGVFWTNDFSNPSATDLIVARNNGYNVTQFYANAIHPDKAKNYFLAGAQDNGTQQFQSAGINATVEVRGGDGAYCFIDQTDAVTQIASYVYNDYRFSTNNWETSSSIASDDATGHFINPADYDDEMNVLYTAATESTIGRFIKDATGFTRNDLSISLGAKASHLRVSQHTRQSTTLFVGTAAGRLFKISKANSSNSNPTEITGSGFPNGWISSIEVGQDESHLLVTFSNYGVNSVWYTADGGTTWSSKEGNLPNFPVRWAMFNPTNFDEVILATEMGIWGTKSVTAASPTWAQFSNGLANVRVDMLQMRDSDFEVIAATHGRGLYSSSIFAGQSSLTANFVAKNRATEKNTAVEFVDRSKGATSWAWTFDGGTPATSTSQNPSVAYATDGAYTVTLVSKNASGATSTKTIEGYVQVGPVDDGPIEALFTSDIQTVVQGNTVNFINASKGMPESIIWFFEGGTPSASTELNPTVKYETTGSFDVELVVFKEGEQNKILKANYVTVSADNSALKAKFKVNTPTVFVGNQIKFTDISTGGATSWAWTFEGGTPSTSSSQNPVVVYNTSGKFNVTLKVTKGAETNTLTIEDHVGVYVSTGIEFSDGVIDSYYSNTNPDFTGLYGGECNAFFANRRLLAPTNVNGNTDTFVSLPLGSYVTVEFTDNVIINAPGQDDIFIRECEGVNEYANVYVSANGVDFSFIGTAIGTNSSNVTTTFDLETINFQEPVTAIKVVGLDLGGASPGFDLLSVSGIAGAIIGNDPPSAPTLLAAEAKPSEVKLSWEDNAIDEAGFFLERSTNGTTFTKIKDLPVNATSYTSGGLTEATKYFFRVAATNKNGDSDFSNVVEVTTTEFTIEAPTGLNVIANSSVSVVLDWIDNSDDEESFEIQRSEDNDQFITLGTIGADTISFDDLSLAPSSTYFYKVKGVNATGESDYTEVVEIKTLDPLEAPTTLTLDKATGRKVVLSWADNSSRETAFIVERAVGTGAFATLTELEADVTEFTDDAVLELTDYKYRLYAVNDVLEVSSKTTSLLVSTPEKGFADLTITDLNAPVSQSAKEITLGATVSNLSDDPTEGAFEVSFYLSKDENLSLADEFLGAVAFEEMEDGAEQTASGTFDMVILTAGEYFIIAVVDEESVIEEKDEANNKKSASITLTEVLSIADDLQQNIKVYPNPTTAVVNVTSEPGKIGPFNIRLTDLSGKLLKVQTKVQGTTRIDMADLPSGVYLLTIQKEGSQYSTRILKR; encoded by the coding sequence ATGATAAAGAGGAAGCACTATCTCAATGGACTGCTTTTTTTATTTTTTGTAGGCTCAACCGTCCTTCTTGTTCAAGAGGAAAATCGGCCAATTGATTCACGGATCGCTTATGAAGCCTTCATAAGAGAGCATCCCTATTCAAAAATTACCAAATCTGGGCAGGCAGGCGTGGGTGAGGCAGAAGAGGAGGAACGGGAAAGAGAGGGCCCGGACAAAAGAATGCAACAGGAGTTTTTTATGACAATGGATCCTGCTTTGCTGCGACCTACACCCGAAAAGCTCCCGGAGATTTTGGCAGCAGCACGAAACGCCAGGACTTACGGAACCCTGCCAGGGGAATCAACAGCGCCGTGGGTGGAAAGGGGCCCAAAAAATGTGGCAGGCAGGACAAGAGCACTCATGTGGGATCCCAATGACGCCACAGGTAAAAAGGTTTGGGCCGGAGGGGTGTCTGGCGGCTTATGGTTCAACAATGACATCACAAGCGCTAGCTCTATCTGGACAAAAGTCGATGATTTTTGGAGCAACCTGGCTGTTAACTGCATTGCCTACGACCCAAATAATACCCAAACCTTTTATGTCGGAACTGGTGAGAGCTTCGGAGGCATCAGCGGGCAGGGAATATGGAAGTCGACCAACGGAGGAACGACATGGACTCAGCTGTCTGCTTCAGCGAATTTTGGGTATGTGGCCGATATCGTTGTGAGGAATGAGGCGGCGACAAGCGTCGTTTACGGAGGCATAATCGCCAGTAGTACACAGGGTGGTTTTTTTGGTAGTGAGTTTCAAGGCCTGCAAAGGTCAACGGACGGCGGCACTACATTTACTCAGGTGATGAAGAATCTACCCAATTTTAGCCAGCCAAGTGCAAAATATGGTGTCGGCGACATCGAAATTGGCCCCGACAACAGGCTCTGGATTGGAACTTACCGCAACAACTACTCTGATTACAATGGATTGGGTGGTGGCACCATCCTTTTCTCCGACGATGGTATTTCTTTTACCACTGCTTACGAAACCACAGTTTCAGAAAGAAGTGGCAGGGTTGAACTGGCAGTCTCCAGCTCAAATGCTTTGGCTGTTTATGGCTTGATTGAAAACGACGAGAAGATAAAACAGATTGTCAGAACTTCTGATGGAGGAGCAACCTGGAGCCTGCTGACACTTCCTGACGATGACGACAATGGCATTGATGCCGATGACTTTACCCGGGGCCAGGCATGGTATGATCTTATCGCTGAAGTGGATCCGAATAGAGACAGTACGGTAGTTATCGGTGGGATTAATCTTCATATGAGCACCGACGGAGGGGGCACCTGGAAACAGATATCGAAATGGTCCAACAATGCTAATATGGGTTCCATGCCCTATTCCTATGTGCACGCCGATCAGCATGCCATTCGGTACAAACCCGGAAGCTCATCGGAAATTATTTTCGGAAATGATGGCGGCGTGTTTTGGACAAACGATTTTTCGAATCCATCGGCTACAGATTTGATTGTTGCCAGAAACAATGGGTACAACGTCACGCAATTTTACGCAAATGCTATTCATCCTGATAAAGCCAAAAATTATTTTCTGGCAGGGGCTCAGGACAACGGCACTCAGCAATTTCAGTCGGCGGGGATTAATGCCACGGTGGAGGTGAGAGGTGGCGACGGGGCTTATTGTTTTATTGACCAGACTGACGCCGTGACGCAAATCGCCTCTTACGTTTACAACGATTACCGCTTTTCAACCAATAATTGGGAGACGAGCAGCAGTATAGCCAGCGACGATGCTACGGGCCATTTTATCAACCCGGCAGACTATGATGACGAAATGAATGTGCTCTATACAGCGGCGACGGAGTCCACCATTGGAAGGTTCATTAAGGATGCTACTGGTTTCACAAGAAACGACCTCAGTATCAGCCTTGGGGCAAAAGCGTCTCACCTTAGGGTGTCTCAGCACACTCGCCAGTCAACTACGCTCTTTGTTGGCACCGCAGCCGGAAGGCTTTTCAAAATTAGTAAGGCAAACTCCTCCAACTCAAACCCGACAGAGATCACTGGCAGCGGATTTCCGAACGGGTGGATCTCCAGCATTGAAGTGGGGCAGGACGAAAGCCACCTGCTGGTGACATTTTCGAACTATGGCGTCAACTCAGTCTGGTATACTGCCGATGGAGGCACAACCTGGTCATCGAAAGAGGGCAATCTACCCAATTTTCCTGTGCGTTGGGCCATGTTCAATCCGACCAACTTTGATGAGGTAATTTTGGCAACCGAAATGGGAATCTGGGGAACAAAGTCAGTGACCGCTGCCTCACCAACCTGGGCGCAGTTCAGCAACGGCCTTGCCAATGTGAGGGTGGACATGCTTCAGATGAGGGACTCAGACTTTGAGGTGATCGCAGCCACTCATGGCAGAGGGCTTTACTCAAGTTCAATTTTTGCTGGTCAGTCGTCGCTTACAGCGAATTTTGTAGCGAAAAACAGAGCTACCGAGAAAAATACTGCGGTGGAGTTTGTTGACAGGTCGAAAGGAGCTACCTCCTGGGCCTGGACTTTCGACGGGGGCACGCCGGCAACCTCAACTTCCCAAAATCCATCAGTAGCCTATGCAACCGACGGAGCCTACACAGTGACCCTTGTTTCAAAAAATGCCAGCGGGGCAACATCAACGAAAACTATCGAGGGCTACGTACAGGTAGGGCCAGTTGATGATGGGCCGATTGAAGCGTTGTTTACCTCCGATATCCAAACAGTGGTGCAAGGCAATACGGTCAACTTCATAAACGCTTCGAAGGGTATGCCTGAATCGATTATCTGGTTTTTTGAAGGGGGCACACCGTCGGCTTCAACGGAACTAAATCCTACGGTGAAATATGAAACGACGGGCTCATTTGATGTGGAGTTGGTGGTGTTTAAGGAAGGGGAGCAGAACAAGATATTAAAAGCCAACTACGTTACGGTTTCCGCTGATAATTCGGCTTTGAAAGCGAAGTTTAAGGTCAATACGCCTACAGTTTTTGTAGGCAATCAAATCAAGTTCACAGACATATCTACAGGAGGTGCTACTTCCTGGGCGTGGACTTTCGAAGGAGGAACACCTTCTACTTCGAGCAGTCAGAATCCTGTTGTTGTTTATAATACTTCCGGCAAGTTCAATGTGACCCTCAAGGTGACAAAAGGAGCTGAAACAAACACCCTTACGATTGAGGACCATGTCGGCGTTTATGTTAGCACAGGTATTGAATTCTCTGACGGCGTGATAGACTCATATTACAGCAATACCAATCCAGATTTTACTGGTTTGTATGGGGGGGAGTGTAATGCATTTTTTGCCAACAGGAGGCTTTTGGCTCCAACCAATGTCAATGGAAATACAGATACTTTTGTGAGCCTGCCCCTGGGGTCGTATGTGACGGTAGAATTTACCGACAACGTGATTATCAATGCTCCTGGTCAGGACGATATTTTCATCAGAGAATGTGAGGGAGTCAACGAATATGCCAACGTTTATGTAAGTGCAAATGGCGTTGATTTTTCTTTTATTGGCACAGCCATAGGTACTAACAGCAGCAATGTCACAACTACTTTCGATCTGGAAACGATAAATTTTCAGGAACCCGTAACGGCCATCAAAGTAGTTGGGCTGGATTTAGGTGGCGCCTCGCCTGGTTTTGATTTACTGAGCGTGAGTGGAATCGCCGGAGCCATTATCGGTAACGATCCACCATCGGCACCAACACTCCTTGCTGCCGAGGCCAAGCCGTCAGAAGTAAAACTGAGCTGGGAAGACAATGCCATTGATGAGGCTGGATTTTTTCTCGAAAGGTCAACCAATGGCACCACTTTCACTAAGATCAAAGACTTGCCGGTCAACGCAACCAGTTACACCAGTGGAGGACTCACAGAGGCAACCAAATATTTCTTCCGTGTGGCAGCCACCAACAAAAATGGCGACTCCGATTTTAGCAATGTGGTGGAGGTAACAACGACAGAGTTTACTATTGAAGCACCCACTGGCCTTAATGTAATAGCTAACTCTTCAGTGTCAGTTGTGCTGGATTGGATCGACAATTCGGATGACGAAGAAAGCTTTGAAATTCAAAGATCCGAGGACAATGATCAGTTTATTACGCTTGGCACAATTGGAGCTGACACCATTTCGTTTGATGACCTGAGTTTGGCGCCGTCGTCGACTTATTTCTACAAAGTAAAAGGTGTTAACGCAACAGGCGAGTCCGATTACACCGAGGTTGTGGAAATAAAAACGCTTGACCCTCTTGAGGCACCCACGACTCTCACACTTGACAAGGCGACTGGGCGTAAAGTGGTACTTTCCTGGGCCGATAATTCATCGAGGGAAACTGCCTTCATTGTGGAAAGGGCCGTAGGAACCGGAGCGTTTGCTACCCTCACGGAACTGGAAGCTGATGTCACGGAGTTTACAGACGATGCCGTACTTGAACTAACAGACTATAAATACCGCTTGTATGCAGTGAACGATGTGCTCGAGGTTTCGTCAAAAACCACTTCGTTACTCGTGTCAACACCCGAAAAGGGCTTTGCAGACCTTACCATTACTGATCTGAATGCCCCGGTTTCGCAGAGCGCCAAAGAAATCACACTTGGAGCAACCGTTTCCAATCTTTCCGACGATCCTACGGAAGGCGCTTTTGAGGTGAGTTTTTACCTTTCTAAGGATGAGAACCTCTCGTTAGCGGACGAGTTTTTAGGGGCGGTGGCTTTTGAGGAGATGGAGGATGGGGCAGAGCAAACGGCTTCCGGAACCTTTGATATGGTGATACTGACAGCCGGGGAGTATTTTATCATTGCCGTAGTTGACGAAGAGAGTGTGATTGAAGAAAAAGATGAAGCCAACAATAAAAAAAGTGCCTCAATTACGCTCACGGAAGTGCTTTCCATAGCCGATGATTTGCAACAAAACATAAAAGTTTACCCCAATCCAACCACTGCGGTGGTTAATGTTACCTCGGAGCCAGGCAAAATTGGGCCATTCAATATTCGGTTGACAGATTTGTCGGGCAAGCTTTTAAAGGTACAAACCAAGGTACAAGGAACTACAAGGATTGATATGGCAGACCTGCCAAGTGGCGTCTATCTCCTTACAATCCAAAAGGAGGGTAGCCAGTATTCAACCCGGATTCTGAAAAGGTAA